From the genome of Medicago truncatula cultivar Jemalong A17 chromosome 2, MtrunA17r5.0-ANR, whole genome shotgun sequence:
ataattgagggacGAATTTGGCCGACCCGTGATAATTCAGAGACtaagttgatgattcactctatttaataatataatatatttagtttaCTTAATTTTACGATAGTGCTATATACAGCGAATGAATAGTTTATGTTCGGGTTAAACATGACACAATGGTAAAAGAGTATTGTGAAATTCTACTTGGTTAAAACGGTACATGATCCCACTTTATACCCCTATGGTGCTGTATGTATTTCATACATTCATTTTAGTGAGATATTTTGCCTGTACCATGATTGTGAAAATTAGAGTGACAAAACAAAATCCCACCCAAAACAGTGGTGGGTATAACCTATTGGTGACACAACAAAACATCCTACCAAGCACACGTGAGGTTCACCAGGTGCATGCACGATTAGTAAATTGTATGTTATATATGGTCCATTAACCAATTGTCTCaactaataattattttatgtagTGAACAAATCATAGAAGCAAATTTATATGGATTACGAAACCACAAGAAATAGGTAATATAAATCAGTAGTACCTATTAGAATGGGAGCCACAGACCACAGATGGCGTTTTAAATAATATTCGCAATGATAAATTTCCAGTGATGTAATTCAATATGACTGAGACAGATGCAATGATTGATTTTAATCCAGTTTTCCTCAAAGTTAATTTCTTCTGTGGAGATAGCTTAAAATGCAACACAATTTAAAGCAGATTATTGTTTTCTTCAATAGTTATGCCCCATGTTTCTTATAACACAGGCTGCAATGTGCTTAGAAATTGAGAGTGTATAGACACTTTAAGGTGGCTTGTGTATTAAGAAAAACTGACAAGTACTACCACTATTATTAAACTTAGTTCACTTGTCAACATTTTGACAGCACCCATATTAGTGTAGAAAACTGGACCCATATCGTGTTCAGTATAGAAAACTGAACGCTTGTATGACGTGCTTGTCCAATATCAGATGCCCGTGTTACAATTTTCTGCAGTTCCGACACCAATATATCGAATACAAAATTTCACTATAGCAATGAGTAGATCTGCTCAGTGGAGTGGGCTAAGATTAGGAACTAATCTATAATTTGATGATCGAATTCCATCATTGTAAGTTCATTCCATTTAGGATAACGATCGGGCATTTGGTTTTTTACACATCTCATTATTTAAAACCATATATCACCCCTTTTATCATAAGCTGAATCGATAACTAAGTTTAACTGTccatttttttgataaaatgtatATAAGCTATCAAGTAATTTCACTGCCATTatcaagcttgatcaaatcTGCTATCTTTGACTTTGCGTTGAATTTCACTCTCAatgtctttaagaatgtctagGACACCAAGAATACCCAAAAGCACTAGTCCACCTGAAAAATTACCACCACCGCCTCCTCCATTACCACCATTGCCATCATCGTCGCGAGGTGGCAATCCAGGCCCATTGTCATCAAGTCTAATCTTTTTGTCTGTCATTTCAGGAAGATGATAGCAAATTATATTTGTATACATAGACAAGGAACATATAATTATTCGAAACACAGAATAAAAGATCAATTAAGGGTGAAACAACATTTACATGTACATTATTGCTATTTTTGTAGAAAAGGTAAATGAATAGAGTTGATTTGTGGATTTCAATAGTATCCGTCCACATATTATGCCAAATgctatatattatttatttacaaaatttcaagtcgtgcaatttgtagtaaatgTTTCCAGTTCTTGAAAAGAAACCTCCATAAGAAACCATCAAACAAAATACCTTGGACAAATAAAGCCAACAAAACTGAAACAAAACCATTCTAGGAAACAGACTACAAAACACCATCTACAGAAGGGAAAAACTATTAAGATTGTAGGagcaccaaaaaataaaaatcctctGTTCCCTTCAGTTAAGGAGACAGATTTGAAACTATTTATTTCAACCTTCTAATATCAAAAGATCAAACAACATTTACTTCCATATTCCATCCTATAAAAAATGCCTAAAGAAAAATCAATGGAACATGCAGCGAATCAATCAAcagtcaacaaaaaaaacattaaacttCTCTAAAAAAGTTTCATATGTATGAGAGTGGTACAGAAGTCAAAGGAAAATAACAAGAATCGCACTGTTAGTTACATTTCTATCTCTACATAATACATTACCCCTCCTAACATAGACCTTTTCCAAAAAAGGTCAAAAGGTCTCCTATCAGAAACAGATCTGAATGGTCACCGGTCTTGGTTGCAGACTGCCTGCTTGTTGCAGTCTCTGCTAGGTATCATTTTATAATCTATTTTCCTATTCTAACTGGGTTTTCGATCAGGTTTCTTCTATAGTAAGGAGCAGTGTTGCCAATGGCGGAGAGCCAAAATCCTGCCATACCGGCCACTTTGTGGCGCCGTTATATTGGATAATGACAGAAAATCCCGCCATATTGGCAGAAATTGGGCATGGCGGTGAGCCCAAAAGCCACCACCAATATTTACCATGGCCGATATTTGACAACACCGGTAAGGAGTTAAGCTCCCCTTGCAAGATAAAAATTATTCATCATTTAACAGTTTTATTTTGGAACCTTACCAACTTATCAAAAAAAGACTGATTTGACATTGCAATAACACAAAACGCTCTTAATACTTTCCGACAAGAATATCATATAGCATAACGAAAGCAAACAATCAACAGAATATAAcaaattccaaaataaaaaaccataCCATAGCAGCATCACATTTTAATCGAGGTGATATAAGTTTGAAAAGCTGAAGTCTGAAGCTGTcctttttttatgttatatggTAAGCGTCTCATCGCAACAATGTTCGGTCTGGAATGCTTAAGACGTGCCTGGGTCCGACTTGCACTACTAACTGCATACGAGAGAAAATATCCATGAatgatttatataaattaaaatacacatTTCAAAAACCTAAGTTGCTAAAAAATCTCGTACCTGGCGGTGGTATTAACAGAGGTGAAATGCCAACAATATTGTGCATTGGTGTCAACATCTTTATTATGACCAAATGTTAACAATGTTACCTGTTAGCATAATTAGTAGAAGACCATGAAAACCGCTCAGTCTGAAAACCGGGAACTAAACCGGAAATATTGTATCCCTAtttatctgatttttttttttttttgtcaagtagtttagtggccAGAATTCATCTCCTTATacgtggggtgtccggggttcaaacaccgactcctacatataataatgcattgtcctaccaacagAGCTATGCTCACGGTACCTATTTATCCGATTTTAATTGAAACCAAAGTGctgaaaacaaaaggaaaaaaaatattgtatctcTATTTACCACCTCAGAAATCTAACATAATTATAAGTtagtattttattaatttaaccCCATTATTCACCAAGTTAAGAAATGTAGGCacgaaagaaaaagaataggtatccacatTTAACCAGCTATTAACTGCAATATACTTAAGAATGTTTGACTAATCATATTTTTACTGTCAACCAAAGACACAACCTTAAACCAAACATATGTTGATGAGTTGACATCTTAAAAAGTTTTTGTGTTGCACCTCTCCTatcttttttgtaacaaaaaacatATGTTTATTAGTTGAAGAGATCTAGGTTGGTTAATTAAAGATTTAATGGAATCACTGGTCCCTTCACTTAattctttattttgatttggtCTCGTAAACCcgttttttttctctaaacaaCTCATCATttcaacacaataaaaaaaacaattatgtgttttttatgtgtaaaaaaaaCTGTTGCAAAGagtttcaatctttgatatcttTGGAGATCAGTCTTGACCTCGTCAATGGGGTAAATAAAATTCCTTAGTCGCTGCCCCTGAAAATGGTACTATCATTGTGAGATGATTATTCCATTTGTTTCCTTTAATAGTTAATATGAATTTACCTCATTCGTGAATGTGAATATAAAGACGTTTTGGGAGGAGTGCTGCTCATCAAATAAAGTTGTTTGGAGTTAAATCTGAACCTCTCAGGTTTGTAAAGGGCGAGTTAATCGATATACACATCCTTCTTCTAAGtccaaattcatttattttttacaagaataaaatgatattcattcatttaaattgaaaaattacatcattcaacatcactaaaaatgtaaatgataaatctgcgaacaaactcacaatatATAAGTTAATAACATATAACTGCATAAtacctacaaaaatatatgataaaattaaaatgaccgGAATATTCATGGCCT
Proteins encoded in this window:
- the LOC11412821 gene encoding uncharacterized protein codes for the protein MLTPMHNIVGISPLLIPPPVSSASRTQARLKHSRPNIVAMRRLPYNIKKGQLQTSAFQTYITSIKIYSVFRIIICSLSMYTNIICYHLPEMTDKKIRLDDNGPGLPPRDDDGNGGNGGGGGGNFSGGLVLLGILGVLDILKDIESEIQRKVKDSRFDQA